From one Lolium rigidum isolate FL_2022 chromosome 4, APGP_CSIRO_Lrig_0.1, whole genome shotgun sequence genomic stretch:
- the LOC124708318 gene encoding probable glutathione S-transferase GSTU6, whose product MAAVGDLKLLGAWTSPYVIRARVALNLKSLLYEYVEENLGSKSALLLASNPVHKAVPVLLHGGRPVNESQVILQYIDEVWAGTGAPSLLPADPHERAAARFWAAYVDDKVGSAWQGMLFTCTTEEERAAAVARAVAALETLEGAFEECSKGKAFFGGDAIGFVDVVLGGYLGWFRAVDKMIGRRLIDPARTPLLARWEERFRAAEAARGVVPDDADKMLEFLPTVLAWINASTSK is encoded by the coding sequence ATGGCAGCAGTCGGCGATCTGAAGCTGCTGGGCGCGTGGACGAGCCCGTACGTGATCAGGGCGCGGGTGGCGCTCAACCTCAAGTCTCTGCTGTACGAGTACGTGGAGGAGAACCTGGGCAGCAAGAGCGCGCTCCTCCTGGCCTCCAACCCGGTGCACAAGGCGGTGCCCGTCCTCCTCCACGGCGGCCGCCCCGTGAACGAGTCCCAGGTGATACTGCAGTACATCGACGAGGTCTGGGCCGGCACCGGTGCCCCGTCCTTGCTTCCTGCCGACCCCCACGAGCGCGCGGCGGCCCGGTTCTGGgcagcctacgtcgacgacaaggTCGGGTCGGCGTGGCAGGGGATGCTGTTCACGTGCACgacggaggaggagcgggcggcggcggtggcccgcgcCGTGGCGGCGCTGGAAACGCTGGAGGGCGCGTTCGAGGAGTGCTCCAAGGGGAAGGCCTTCttcggcggcgacgccatcgggtTCGTGGACGTCGTTCTCGGCGGCTACCTCGGGTGGTTCCGGGCGGTGGACAAGATGATTGGGCGCCGGCTGATCGACCCGGCGAGGACGCCGCTGCTGGCGAGGTGGGAGGAGCGGTTccgcgcggcggaggcggcccggGGCGTGGTGCCGGACGACGCCGACAAGATGCTCGAGTTCCTGCCCACTGTGCTCGCCTGGATCAACGCCTCCACATCCAAGTGA
- the LOC124708319 gene encoding probable glutathione S-transferase GSTU6 encodes MAEGGDLKVLGVWTSPYVIRVRVALNLKSLPYEYVEENLGSKSALLLASNPVHKTVPVLLHGERPVNESQVILQYIDEVYAGTGIPSLLPADPYDRAVARFWAAYVDDKVGAAWQGMLFTCTTEEERAAAVARAVAALETLEGAFEECSKGKAFFGGDAIGFVDVVLGGYLGWFGAVDKMIGCRLIDPARTPLLARWEERFRAAEAAQGVVPDDADKMLEFLPTLLAWINAPKSK; translated from the coding sequence ATGGCAGAAGGCGGCGATCTGAAGGTGTTGGGCGTGTGGACGAGCCCGTACGTGATCAGGGTGCGGGTGGCGCTCAACCTCAAGTCGCTGCCGTACGAGTACGTGGAGGAGAACCTGGGCAGCAAGAGCGCGCTGCTGCTGGCCTCCAACCCGGTCCACAAGACCGTGCCGGTCCTCCTTCACGGCGAGCGCCCCGTGAACGAGTCCCAGGTGATCCTGCAGTACATCGACGAGGTCTACGCCGGCACCGGCATCCCGTCCTTGCTCCCAGCCGACCCCTACGACCGCGCGGTGGCCCGGTTCTGGgcagcctacgtcgacgacaaggTCGGGGCGGCGTGGCAGGGGATGCTGTTCACGTGCACgacggaggaggagcgggcggcggcggtggcccgcgcCGTGGCGGCGCTGGAAACGCTGGAGGGCGCGTTCGAGGAGTGCTCCAAGGGGAAGGCCTTCttcggcggcgacgccatcgggtTCGTGGACGTCGTTCTCGGCGGCTACCTCGGGTGGTTCGGGGCCGTCGACAAGATGATCGGGTGCCGGCTGATCGACCCGGCGAGGACGCCGCTGCTGGCGAGGTGGGAGGAGCGGTTCCgtgcggcggaggcggcccagggCGTGGTGCCGGATGACGCCGACAAGATGCTCGAGTTCCTGCCCACCCTGCTCGCCTGGATCAACGCCCCCAAATCCAAGTGA